A genomic stretch from Marinimicrobium sp. C6131 includes:
- a CDS encoding DASH family cryptochrome yields the protein MSGEAAVRRIGLYWFGDDLRVSDQPGLTRAAAEVDQLICLYVVDSAWFRPGSLALTRPLGIHRERFLLEALRALDTSLRSLGQHLNVIWARPLDIVPALISRYSITHCYHSDHPGYYERRDWQWLRDHYPQLTFVDIQNQTLFNAEQLGFSLTDLPTTFSQFRRRVEQCSIPESDGFVANLPPSPAEGRKLPVPPERNGCPFRGGEDAARMHRIRYFDSDAPAHYKHTRNALDDWASSTKFSPWLARGCQSPRQINTALANYERHYGANESTEWIRFELLWREYFQWMARAYGADLYRFGGRPRRSLNTSFYPERFRKWCEGATPYPLVNAAMNQLNRTGYLSNRARQIVASALVNELQVDWRYGAAWFEQQLIDYEVGSNWGNWQYIAGVGADPRGGRHFNLEKQAAQFDPDGEYVRRWGDNRELTPLDSVDAADWPIAHS from the coding sequence ATGTCGGGAGAGGCTGCCGTGCGGCGCATCGGATTGTACTGGTTCGGAGATGATTTGCGGGTATCGGATCAGCCGGGGTTGACCCGCGCCGCAGCGGAAGTGGATCAGTTGATCTGCCTGTATGTGGTGGACTCCGCCTGGTTCCGGCCAGGTTCTCTGGCGCTGACCCGGCCGTTGGGCATCCATCGGGAACGGTTTTTACTGGAAGCCTTGCGAGCTCTGGACACCAGTCTGCGCAGCCTGGGCCAGCATCTGAACGTCATCTGGGCGCGTCCGCTGGACATCGTACCGGCATTGATTTCCCGCTACAGCATCACCCACTGCTATCACAGTGATCACCCGGGCTATTACGAGCGGCGTGACTGGCAGTGGCTGCGCGACCACTATCCGCAACTGACGTTCGTCGATATTCAGAATCAGACCCTGTTCAATGCGGAGCAATTGGGATTTAGCCTGACGGATCTGCCGACAACCTTCTCGCAGTTTCGCCGGCGCGTTGAACAATGCTCCATTCCCGAATCGGACGGTTTCGTCGCGAACCTGCCGCCGAGCCCGGCGGAGGGCCGCAAGTTACCGGTTCCGCCCGAGCGCAATGGCTGCCCCTTTCGCGGCGGCGAAGACGCCGCCCGGATGCACCGGATTCGCTACTTTGACAGCGACGCGCCGGCCCACTACAAACACACCCGCAATGCGCTGGACGACTGGGCCTCCTCCACCAAGTTCTCCCCCTGGCTGGCCCGAGGCTGCCAGTCGCCGCGACAGATCAATACCGCGCTGGCGAACTACGAGCGGCACTATGGGGCGAATGAATCCACCGAGTGGATTCGGTTCGAACTGTTGTGGCGGGAATACTTTCAGTGGATGGCCCGCGCCTATGGCGCGGATCTCTATCGGTTTGGCGGCCGGCCGAGGCGCTCGCTCAATACCAGCTTTTATCCCGAGCGGTTTCGCAAATGGTGTGAGGGCGCCACGCCCTACCCGCTGGTGAATGCCGCCATGAACCAGTTGAACCGCACCGGCTATCTGTCCAATCGGGCCCGCCAGATTGTCGCCAGTGCCCTGGTCAACGAGCTGCAGGTGGATTGGCGCTATGGCGCCGCCTGGTTTGAACAGCAGTTGATTGATTACGAGGTCGGCAGCAACTGGGGCAATTGGCAATACATTGCCGGGGTGGGCGCCGACCCCCGCGGTGGTCGGCACTTCAATCTGGAGAAACAGGCCGCCCAGTTCGACCCCGACGGTGAATACGTGCGCCGATGGGGCGACAACCGCGAGCTGACCCCGCTCGATTCGGTGGATGCCGCCGACTGGCCTATTGCCCATTCGTGA
- a CDS encoding response regulator: MTTPLLICDDSLVARKQMLRALPPDWDVLVSFACDGEECLRYLEADRGHILFLDLNMPVLDGYAVLREIRARDWPTLVIVVSGDIQPEAEQRVRDLGAVQMIRKPMDPVQLQAVLVEFGLYDPSEDRRLAVHPESPDRSTTWHDVLQEQANIAMGQAGDLLARLLGVFVELSVPKVSMLAASELNMALTAGSSHHKWSGVSQGFVGGGLGGEALLLFSDSSVEDMSALLGYQDDNASHKELEVLMDLSGILAGAFLKGLGEQLHLSPRITPPVVLGTHVTMDDLLHHNSHLWEQMLSIEVSFAVENHNILGNLLLLFTEDSIPRLQETLDYLRPDPEGAS, from the coding sequence ATGACCACCCCGCTACTGATTTGTGATGACTCCCTGGTCGCTCGCAAGCAAATGCTCCGCGCCCTGCCTCCCGACTGGGATGTACTGGTCAGCTTTGCCTGTGATGGCGAGGAGTGTCTACGCTACCTCGAGGCCGATCGGGGCCACATCCTGTTTCTCGATCTGAACATGCCAGTGCTGGACGGATACGCCGTGCTGCGGGAAATTCGGGCCCGTGATTGGCCGACGCTGGTGATCGTCGTCTCGGGGGATATTCAGCCGGAGGCGGAACAGCGCGTGCGGGATCTCGGCGCCGTTCAGATGATCCGCAAGCCTATGGATCCGGTGCAACTGCAAGCGGTTCTGGTGGAGTTCGGGCTCTACGATCCCTCTGAGGATCGCCGCTTGGCGGTGCACCCGGAAAGCCCCGATCGCAGTACCACCTGGCATGATGTGTTGCAGGAACAGGCCAATATCGCCATGGGCCAGGCCGGTGACTTGCTGGCCCGCTTGCTGGGGGTGTTTGTGGAGCTGTCGGTGCCAAAAGTCAGCATGCTCGCGGCCAGTGAGCTCAATATGGCGCTGACCGCTGGCAGCAGCCACCACAAGTGGTCTGGCGTCAGTCAGGGATTCGTGGGCGGAGGCCTGGGCGGGGAAGCGCTGCTCTTGTTCAGTGATAGCAGCGTGGAGGACATGAGTGCCCTGCTCGGTTATCAGGACGACAACGCGTCCCACAAAGAGCTCGAAGTCCTGATGGACCTGTCCGGCATTCTGGCGGGCGCCTTCCTGAAAGGCCTGGGGGAGCAGTTGCACCTGTCGCCGAGAATCACGCCGCCGGTGGTGCTTGGCACCCACGTCACCATGGACGATCTGCTGCACCACAATAGCCACCTCTGGGAGCAGATGCTGAGCATCGAAGTGTCCTTTGCGGTGGAAAACCACAATATTCTGGGCAATCTGTTGCTACTGTTTACCGAGGATTCGATTCCCCGGCTGCAGGAAACACTGGATTACCTGCGGCCCGATCCGGAGGGCGCTTCGTGA
- a CDS encoding cryptochrome/deoxyribodipyrimidine photo-lyase family protein has translation MSQHSPINLVWLKRDLRLTDHAPLADAATRPEPLLLIYCFEPELLEDPHYDERHWRFIWQSLDDMDRVLAPLGGKVVRLWGSVTALLEALYRTRPVAGLFSHEETGLAVTFERDRAVADWCRARAVPWREFPTGAVQRGLPDRRRWDRDWSRTMRAPPQDPELERIRWVVLPEDLGSGTAPESWCRENPAFQRGGIRTARQTLASFLEHRGRDYRRAISSPSASREHCSRLSPYLAWGNLSLRQVYQATLERRQAPGWRYPLTAFSSRLHWHCHFIQKFESECAMEHRPVNRAYEAFPYRTDDRVDDDLQAWCEGQTGIPLVDACMRCLHQTGYINFRMRAMLVSVLCHHLNIDWRRGVTHLARLFLDFEPGIHYPQFQMQAGVTGINTIRIYNPVRQSEEQDAEGVFIRRWLPELAELPVPLLHRPWERAPMERLMFDLSYPEPILDVTQAARSARERLWSWRSRDEVRREGQRVLGRHVRPS, from the coding sequence GTGAGCCAACATAGCCCGATTAATCTGGTGTGGTTGAAGCGCGACCTGCGCCTGACCGATCACGCCCCGCTTGCCGACGCCGCGACCCGACCGGAACCCCTGTTGCTGATCTACTGTTTTGAACCCGAACTGCTTGAAGACCCCCACTATGACGAGCGTCATTGGCGGTTTATCTGGCAATCCCTGGACGACATGGATCGGGTGCTGGCGCCCCTGGGTGGCAAAGTTGTTCGGCTCTGGGGATCGGTAACCGCACTGTTGGAGGCGTTGTATCGAACCCGACCGGTGGCGGGCCTGTTCAGCCATGAAGAAACCGGTCTGGCGGTGACCTTTGAACGGGATAGGGCGGTTGCGGATTGGTGTCGGGCGCGCGCTGTGCCCTGGCGGGAATTCCCGACGGGCGCCGTTCAGCGCGGCTTGCCCGATCGCCGCCGTTGGGATCGAGACTGGTCTCGGACGATGCGCGCCCCCCCGCAGGATCCCGAGCTGGAACGCATCCGGTGGGTCGTTTTGCCGGAGGATCTGGGTTCAGGTACCGCGCCCGAGTCGTGGTGCCGGGAGAATCCGGCCTTTCAGCGCGGCGGCATTCGGACCGCCCGCCAGACCCTGGCGAGTTTTCTAGAGCATCGGGGGCGGGATTACCGTCGGGCGATTTCCAGCCCCTCCGCCAGCCGTGAGCACTGTTCCCGGCTCTCGCCCTACCTCGCCTGGGGGAATCTCAGCCTGCGCCAGGTATATCAGGCCACGCTGGAGCGCCGGCAGGCGCCGGGATGGCGCTACCCCCTGACCGCGTTCAGCTCCCGATTGCACTGGCACTGCCACTTCATCCAGAAGTTCGAAAGTGAGTGCGCCATGGAACACCGGCCGGTCAACCGGGCCTACGAGGCCTTTCCCTACCGGACCGACGATCGGGTCGACGACGACCTTCAAGCCTGGTGCGAGGGCCAGACGGGCATCCCATTGGTGGATGCCTGCATGCGTTGTCTGCACCAGACCGGCTATATCAATTTCCGCATGCGTGCCATGCTGGTCAGCGTGCTGTGTCACCACTTGAACATCGATTGGCGCCGGGGCGTGACTCACCTCGCCCGTCTGTTTCTGGACTTTGAACCGGGCATCCACTATCCCCAATTCCAGATGCAGGCCGGGGTGACGGGCATCAACACCATCCGCATCTACAACCCGGTCCGCCAGTCGGAGGAGCAGGATGCCGAGGGCGTCTTCATCCGTCGATGGTTGCCGGAGTTGGCCGAGTTGCCGGTGCCGTTGCTTCATCGTCCCTGGGAGCGGGCACCGATGGAGCGCTTGATGTTCGATCTGTCCTACCCGGAACCGATTCTGGACGTGACCCAGGCGGCCCGGTCCGCCCGGGAGCGTCTGTGGAGCTGGCGAAGCCGGGACGAGGTGAGGCGCGAAGGCCAGCGTGTGTTGGGGCGCCACGTGCGACCCTCCTAG
- a CDS encoding sensor domain-containing diguanylate cyclase: protein MNRTEFTLSDVHWLMDLLQTIEVGIVVLDGDNRVRSWNGFMENHSGIRADEAQGADLFQLFPDLPREWLERKLHTVRLLNTRTFSVWEQRPYLFRFRNRRPITGTEAYMFQNITFFPLTDQRGAVEGVCLLVYDVTDMASSRRQLEKSNAQLRRLSQTDGLTGLLNRSTWESFLQTEFERHFRYGSEAALVMLDIDHFKPINDTYGHLVGDEVLRQVTSLIKFNLRQPDIAGRYGGEEFAIILPETDLEGAECFAERIRSVIEQQPLKCLDQTIRVTASLGIAPWSLAYQDADQWLGAADQALYAAKREGRNQVVIAPSPE, encoded by the coding sequence GTGAACCGCACCGAGTTTACCCTGAGCGATGTGCACTGGCTGATGGATCTGTTGCAGACCATCGAGGTGGGAATCGTGGTGCTCGACGGCGACAACCGGGTGCGCTCCTGGAACGGTTTTATGGAAAACCACAGCGGTATCCGCGCCGACGAGGCCCAGGGCGCGGATCTGTTTCAGCTGTTTCCGGACCTGCCCCGGGAGTGGCTGGAGCGCAAGCTGCACACGGTCCGCCTGCTGAACACCCGAACCTTCAGCGTCTGGGAGCAGCGACCCTATCTGTTCCGGTTCCGCAATCGCCGCCCGATTACCGGCACCGAAGCCTACATGTTCCAGAACATCACCTTCTTCCCGCTGACCGATCAGCGCGGCGCGGTCGAAGGGGTCTGTCTGCTGGTGTATGACGTGACCGATATGGCGAGCAGCCGACGTCAACTGGAAAAAAGCAACGCCCAGCTCAGGCGACTCAGCCAGACGGATGGACTCACCGGGTTACTGAACCGCAGTACCTGGGAGTCGTTCCTGCAGACCGAGTTTGAGCGGCATTTCCGCTACGGTTCCGAAGCGGCTCTGGTCATGCTGGACATCGACCACTTCAAACCGATCAACGACACTTACGGTCATCTCGTGGGAGACGAGGTGCTCCGGCAGGTGACCAGTCTGATCAAGTTCAACTTGCGCCAGCCGGACATTGCCGGTCGTTACGGGGGAGAAGAGTTTGCCATTATCCTCCCCGAAACCGACCTCGAGGGGGCCGAGTGCTTTGCTGAGCGGATACGCTCAGTGATCGAGCAGCAGCCGCTCAAATGCCTGGACCAAACCATCCGGGTCACCGCCAGCCTGGGTATAGCGCCCTGGAGTCTTGCCTACCAGGACGCCGACCAGTGGCTCGGGGCGGCCGATCAGGCCCTGTATGCCGCCAAGCGGGAGGGCCGTAACCAGGTGGTGATTGCGCCGTCCCCCGAATGA